A genomic region of Bernardetia sp. ABR2-2B contains the following coding sequences:
- a CDS encoding DUF697 domain-containing protein, translating into MWDYLLYKLKDKMRLDDDNERADKVIENSVIWAMAASLIPIPLADMIAVTVIQADMVRRLAEINDVEANNANIESWLGTLSGGVLSKLGAQALKLIPGWGSIAGGVGMAVLSGASTYAAGKTFAKHFREGGDLEDFDTEAVRGFYDEQLIKGRDFAKQMKDEVEKRAKAAYAEFSGEEVKQENEKDFDFEEVMDFEEVVDEKFQTQNKQDTKQKTTFTSNQEEPPHQANPSKHSAKKAPKTEDTPPNSAVNKSSASYQSAKESANALAELRQLASLRDKGILTEDEFQRLKGKLMEKL; encoded by the coding sequence ATGTGGGACTATCTTCTTTATAAATTAAAAGACAAAATGCGTCTTGATGACGACAACGAACGTGCTGATAAAGTCATCGAAAACTCTGTCATTTGGGCAATGGCAGCTTCTCTGATTCCCATTCCTTTGGCTGATATGATTGCCGTTACGGTCATACAGGCTGATATGGTTAGGAGATTGGCAGAAATAAATGATGTAGAAGCCAATAATGCAAATATAGAATCGTGGCTCGGAACGCTTTCAGGTGGGGTTTTGTCAAAACTGGGAGCGCAGGCCTTAAAACTTATTCCTGGGTGGGGAAGTATTGCAGGTGGTGTCGGAATGGCTGTTTTGTCAGGGGCTTCTACTTATGCAGCAGGAAAAACGTTTGCCAAACATTTTAGAGAAGGAGGAGATTTAGAAGACTTTGATACAGAAGCAGTAAGAGGGTTTTATGACGAACAGCTGATTAAAGGAAGAGACTTTGCCAAACAAATGAAAGATGAAGTAGAAAAACGTGCAAAGGCAGCTTATGCCGAGTTTTCGGGCGAGGAAGTAAAACAAGAAAATGAAAAAGATTTTGATTTTGAAGAAGTAATGGACTTTGAAGAAGTGGTAGATGAGAAATTTCAAACACAAAATAAGCAAGACACAAAGCAAAAAACTACCTTTACTTCTAATCAAGAAGAACCTCCTCATCAAGCAAACCCAAGTAAACACTCTGCTAAAAAAGCTCCAAAGACAGAGGATACTCCACCAAATAGTGCAGTTAATAAATCTTCTGCTTCCTATCAGTCAGCTAAAGAATCTGCTAATGCTTTGGCAGAACTTCGACAACTTGCTAGTTTGAGAGATAAAGGAATCTTGACAGAAGATGAGTTTCAACGTCTTAAAGGAAAATTGATGGAAAAATTATAA
- a CDS encoding CoA-binding protein — MENKKTLILGATPNPTRYAYLAAERLTNRNHDIVPVGIKKGELFGQEIEQQLENKSLPIHTDIDTITLYVGVRNQPEWYNYILQTKPKRIIFNPGTENPELMKKARAEGIEVEVACTLVMLNTGQY; from the coding sequence ATGGAAAATAAAAAAACACTTATTCTTGGCGCAACGCCAAACCCTACTCGTTATGCTTATTTAGCAGCAGAAAGATTAACTAATAGAAATCACGATATCGTTCCTGTTGGAATAAAAAAAGGAGAACTTTTTGGGCAAGAAATTGAACAGCAATTAGAAAATAAAAGCCTACCCATTCATACTGATATTGATACAATTACACTCTATGTTGGTGTCAGAAATCAACCAGAATGGTATAACTATATTCTTCAAACAAAGCCAAAAAGAATTATTTTTAATCCTGGAACTGAAAATCCAGAACTTATGAAAAAAGCTAGAGCAGAAGGAATTGAAGTAGAGGTTGCTTGTACGTTAGTTATGCTTAATACTGGACAGTATTAA
- a CDS encoding type III polyketide synthase yields MSYITAINTANPPFTISQEQSADFSAHFMGKSKDEKRKIRILQRATGIKNRHTVLEDYTKKENFDFYPNSEDLEPFPTTSERMKMYEKWATKLGMEAAKPIIEGREKEITHLITVSCTGMFAPGIDIELLENLGLNSSVQRTAINFMGCYASFNALKVADAFCKAFDAKVLIVGVELCTLHFQKQSDDDNLLANSIFADGAAAVLVESKPKENNTNLFLKNFYCDLVPKGKRDMAWYIRDTGFEMRLSSYVADILGEEIEGILDNLMTGLDINRNSDAISQWAVHPGGKKILDTLAKKLAMNKSKLDVPFKIWEEYGNMSSVTVLFVLKELLHNKEKYQLKNNQLIPSLAFGPGLTVESALFELVEK; encoded by the coding sequence ATGAGTTATATTACTGCTATCAATACTGCAAATCCTCCTTTTACAATTTCTCAAGAACAAAGTGCTGACTTTTCAGCTCATTTTATGGGAAAAAGTAAAGACGAAAAGCGAAAAATTAGAATATTACAACGTGCAACAGGAATAAAGAACCGTCATACTGTTTTAGAAGATTATACAAAAAAAGAAAATTTTGATTTTTACCCCAACTCTGAAGATTTAGAACCATTTCCTACCACTTCTGAACGAATGAAAATGTATGAAAAATGGGCTACGAAATTAGGAATGGAAGCTGCAAAGCCAATTATAGAGGGAAGAGAAAAAGAAATCACGCATCTTATCACAGTTAGTTGTACAGGAATGTTTGCCCCCGGAATTGATATTGAATTATTAGAAAATTTAGGTCTTAATTCTTCTGTACAGAGAACTGCAATTAATTTTATGGGTTGTTATGCTTCCTTCAACGCTCTAAAAGTAGCTGATGCTTTTTGTAAGGCATTTGATGCAAAAGTATTGATTGTAGGGGTAGAACTCTGTACTCTTCACTTCCAAAAGCAATCTGATGACGATAATTTACTTGCCAATTCTATTTTTGCTGACGGTGCTGCTGCTGTTTTGGTAGAATCTAAGCCAAAAGAAAATAATACAAATTTATTTTTGAAAAACTTTTATTGCGATCTTGTTCCGAAAGGAAAACGAGATATGGCGTGGTATATTAGAGATACAGGTTTTGAGATGCGCTTGTCTTCTTATGTGGCTGATATTTTGGGCGAAGAAATTGAAGGTATTTTAGATAACTTAATGACAGGATTAGATATTAATAGAAATTCAGATGCTATTTCTCAATGGGCTGTTCATCCAGGGGGAAAAAAGATTCTAGACACTCTTGCCAAAAAACTTGCAATGAACAAATCAAAACTAGATGTTCCCTTCAAAATTTGGGAAGAATATGGAAATATGTCTTCTGTAACTGTTCTTTTTGTCTTGAAAGAGCTTTTACACAATAAAGAAAAGTATCAACTCAAAAATAATCAACTTATCCCTTCTCTAGCCTTTGGTCCTGGACTGACTGTTGAGTCAGCTTTATTTGAATTAGTAGAAAAATAG
- a CDS encoding TlpA disulfide reductase family protein, which yields MQKILSLFSITLLLASTFIFSSCDSKKNNDMKLPNGIWRATLQQQEGAVLPFNFEVNYLNQNDTIPTFTLINGEEKILLDNVTKEGNTFTIPMHIFEGEIVAEWNAATQKLTGKWNRRSFTNSSSLDFSATPNTKTRFEANQKPKFDLSGKWETYFLSQGDSSAALGVFEKIETSDVKGNLKGTFLTATGDYRYLFGSVSDDSLYLSCFDGSHAFLFVAKAEDENTLKGKFWSGKGQPVDFISTRNPNFTLPKADTLTYLKEGYETIAFEFPNLEGQSISLDNPKYDGKVKIVQLLGSWCPNCMDETNFLTELYSTYNPKGLEIIGLAYEQTEDFEDAKTRLERMKKRLDVNYEILFAGRADKQFAAQTLPMLNHVMSFPTTIFIDKTGKVRKIHTGFSGKGTGEYYDNYVEKTTNFVEKLLSE from the coding sequence ATGCAAAAAATACTTTCTCTATTCTCTATTACTCTCCTTTTGGCTTCTACTTTTATTTTCAGTAGTTGTGATTCTAAAAAAAATAATGATATGAAACTTCCGAACGGAATTTGGCGTGCAACTTTGCAGCAACAAGAAGGCGCAGTTTTGCCCTTCAATTTTGAAGTCAATTATCTAAATCAAAATGATACAATTCCAACTTTTACGCTTATCAATGGTGAGGAAAAAATTCTGTTGGATAATGTAACTAAAGAAGGAAATACATTTACAATTCCGATGCATATTTTTGAAGGTGAAATAGTGGCAGAATGGAATGCAGCTACTCAAAAACTAACTGGAAAATGGAATCGTAGAAGTTTTACTAACTCTAGTTCATTAGATTTTTCAGCTACTCCAAATACAAAAACTCGTTTTGAAGCAAATCAGAAACCCAAATTTGATTTGAGTGGAAAATGGGAAACCTATTTTTTATCTCAAGGAGATTCTAGTGCAGCTCTAGGAGTCTTTGAAAAGATAGAAACCTCAGATGTAAAAGGAAATTTGAAAGGAACATTTTTGACAGCAACAGGAGATTATCGTTATCTTTTTGGAAGTGTTTCTGATGATTCTCTATATTTATCTTGCTTTGATGGCTCTCATGCATTTTTGTTTGTAGCAAAGGCAGAAGATGAAAACACATTAAAAGGAAAGTTTTGGTCTGGAAAAGGACAACCTGTTGATTTTATTTCTACTCGTAATCCAAACTTTACACTACCAAAAGCTGATACACTTACTTATTTGAAAGAAGGATATGAAACAATAGCTTTTGAGTTTCCAAACTTAGAAGGACAATCAATTTCATTAGATAACCCAAAATATGATGGAAAAGTAAAAATTGTACAACTTTTAGGCTCTTGGTGTCCAAACTGTATGGACGAAACTAATTTTCTAACAGAGTTATATTCTACTTATAACCCAAAAGGATTAGAAATAATTGGACTTGCTTATGAGCAAACTGAAGACTTTGAAGATGCAAAAACAAGGTTAGAAAGAATGAAAAAACGACTTGATGTAAATTATGAAATTCTTTTTGCTGGACGTGCAGACAAACAATTTGCAGCACAAACATTACCTATGCTTAATCATGTGATGTCTTTTCCAACAACAATTTTTATAGATAAAACAGGAAAAGTAAGAAAAATACATACTGGTTTTTCTGGAAAAGGAACAGGAGAATATTATGATAATTATGTAGAAAAAACTACTAATTTTGTAGAAAAGCTTTTAAGTGAATAA
- a CDS encoding DUF2480 family protein, with product MEKTLNKVVNSSVITFDLEDLYPEGERITYDLKDNLFQELILKEKDFRAFVKNHDWTQYEGKLVNIICSVDAIVPMWAFMVVISNIQPFAKKVIIGTSEELESELYRDIFNSFDWKQFENSKVVIKGCSKVQIPNYVYGEVTRKLAPIAKLIMFGEACSSVPVYKKPKN from the coding sequence ATGGAAAAAACACTTAATAAAGTAGTCAATTCATCGGTCATTACCTTTGATTTGGAAGATTTATACCCAGAAGGCGAACGAATTACATATGATTTGAAAGATAATCTTTTTCAAGAATTAATTCTGAAAGAAAAAGATTTCAGAGCGTTTGTCAAAAATCACGATTGGACACAATATGAAGGCAAACTTGTAAATATAATTTGTTCCGTTGATGCTATTGTTCCGATGTGGGCATTTATGGTTGTAATTTCGAACATTCAACCTTTTGCAAAAAAAGTAATCATAGGAACAAGCGAAGAGCTAGAAAGTGAGCTTTACCGAGATATTTTCAACTCTTTTGATTGGAAGCAATTCGAAAACTCAAAAGTAGTTATCAAAGGCTGTAGCAAAGTCCAGATTCCAAATTATGTATATGGAGAAGTTACTCGCAAACTTGCACCAATTGCAAAACTAATTATGTTTGGAGAAGCCTGTAGTAGCGTTCCTGTTTATAAGAAACCTAAAAATTAA
- the rdgB gene encoding RdgB/HAM1 family non-canonical purine NTP pyrophosphatase yields the protein MKICFATNNAKKIKEVTAALPSTIQLVSLKEIGCTEEIPETTQTIEGNSEQKAMYVYQNYDTNCFADDTGLEVEALNGEPGVDSAMYADKISGSYRDSKENMKLVLKNLKEKEAEGNTNRKAQFKTVFTLVIDGKKHQFEGIIKGKIINQPTGNDGFGYDPIFIPNGYEETFAQMPLSEKNKISHRAIATRKLVAFLNELNKV from the coding sequence ATGAAAATATGTTTTGCTACCAATAATGCAAAAAAAATAAAAGAAGTAACTGCTGCCCTACCCTCCACTATTCAATTAGTTAGTTTGAAGGAAATTGGTTGTACAGAAGAAATCCCTGAAACTACACAGACTATTGAGGGAAATTCGGAACAGAAAGCCATGTATGTTTATCAGAATTATGATACAAATTGCTTTGCCGATGATACAGGATTAGAAGTTGAGGCTCTAAATGGAGAACCAGGGGTAGATTCTGCTATGTATGCAGACAAAATTAGTGGTTCATACAGAGATTCAAAAGAGAACATGAAATTAGTTTTGAAAAACTTGAAAGAGAAGGAAGCAGAAGGAAATACAAATCGCAAAGCACAATTCAAAACTGTTTTTACGCTTGTTATAGATGGTAAGAAACATCAGTTTGAGGGAATAATAAAAGGAAAAATTATAAACCAGCCCACAGGAAATGATGGTTTTGGTTATGACCCTATTTTTATTCCTAATGGCTATGAAGAAACTTTTGCTCAAATGCCTTTATCAGAAAAAAATAAAATTAGCCATAGAGCCATCGCAACAAGAAAGTTAGTAGCATTCTTAAATGAGCTTAACAAAGTATAA
- a CDS encoding SprB repeat-containing protein: MKNNYLFVLLFFTLFSSILLFSCGGSEEEPTPDPVDTNPCSSPPTLSLTSESTGCSSNTGSITATGAGGTGALTYKLGNGDFQSSNLFENLAAGEYTVTVKDSEGCTKESQATVENADAPTVSLAFQNADCDSENGKITVTATGGSGNFQYKIDGGVFQNSNVFENLTAKEYTITVKDSENCEATAQATLKTGINYTNNIASIINTNCAISGCHSGNQSPNLSTFEGVSQSSSRVFARASARSMPPASSGLELTDAEIKALECWIGDGKPEN; the protein is encoded by the coding sequence ATGAAAAATAACTATTTATTTGTTCTTCTATTTTTTACGCTCTTTTCTAGTATTCTTCTTTTTTCTTGTGGAGGTAGTGAAGAAGAGCCAACACCAGACCCAGTAGATACAAATCCTTGTAGTTCTCCTCCTACATTATCATTAACTTCTGAAAGCACAGGCTGTTCAAGCAATACAGGTTCGATAACTGCCACAGGCGCAGGGGGAACAGGAGCATTGACTTATAAGTTAGGAAACGGAGACTTTCAAAGTAGCAATCTTTTTGAAAATCTAGCTGCTGGAGAATATACTGTTACAGTAAAAGATAGCGAAGGTTGTACTAAAGAAAGTCAAGCTACTGTCGAAAATGCCGATGCACCTACTGTTTCTTTAGCCTTTCAAAATGCAGACTGTGATTCTGAAAATGGAAAAATAACAGTTACAGCAACTGGTGGAAGTGGAAATTTTCAATATAAAATTGATGGAGGTGTATTTCAGAACAGTAATGTTTTTGAAAACTTAACTGCCAAAGAATATACAATTACGGTAAAAGATTCAGAAAACTGTGAAGCAACAGCTCAAGCAACATTAAAAACAGGTATAAATTACACAAATAATATTGCTTCTATTATCAATACAAATTGTGCTATTTCAGGTTGTCATTCGGGTAATCAGTCTCCAAATTTATCTACTTTTGAAGGTGTTTCTCAAAGTTCTTCACGAGTTTTTGCTCGTGCTTCTGCTCGTTCTATGCCCCCTGCTTCTTCTGGTCTTGAACTGACGGATGCAGAAATAAAGGCTCTTGAATGTTGGATAGGAGATGGCAAACCTGAAAATTAA
- a CDS encoding thioredoxin domain-containing protein yields MNQLSKSRSPYLLQHAQNPVHWQMWNNETLEKARKEDKPILVSIGYSACHWCHVMEHESFENEAVAAAMNEYFVCIKVDREERPDVDAIYMEAVQMMGVSGGWPLNVFLTSEAKPFWGGTYFPANQWKDIVRQIGTAYQNQREEVEESAKKVTKVLSISTLERYNLKDVSEFDATILEKAFESFEKHFDTEMGGVGQAPKFPMPSYYLFLLRYYDYLNKQDEEKSNITNPIKSKILSQVHLTLNKMGQGGMYDQIGGGFARYSVDKEWFAPHFEKMLYDNAQLLSLYAEAYTITENKNQKNVYSEIIEQTTEFLIRELQNESNKNNGFYSALDADSEGKEGKFYTWTIDEIEHIFTNHIFENSESQEEDLQLFKDYYSIKPVGNWESPHATEGANILYRKDTDEAFAKEKGIELSILKSKVKEWQNHFLEIRENRVRPSLDDKILTSWNALLIKGFCNVYSALGQHNDSEKYLDLALQTAEFIENNLFDKESNLKLYHTFKNETAEIDGFLEDYALLIEAYITLYQVCFDEKWILRADELTKFVFANFYDKEEKLFYFTNQNDGEKLVAQKKEIFDNVISSSNSVMATNLYFLGVILGNNSYKQTSKEMLGKVALLIAAEPRHVSNWGSLFTYFLTPTPEVVIVGENYKETIKEISSFYIPNKIIVAVKSEEEGKKSALPLLEMRLVMNNQTTIYVCKNKMCQLPVNSVEEALKQI; encoded by the coding sequence TTGAACCAACTCTCAAAAAGCCGTAGCCCTTATTTACTCCAACACGCTCAAAACCCTGTCCATTGGCAGATGTGGAATAATGAAACATTAGAAAAAGCTAGAAAAGAAGATAAACCGATTCTAGTAAGTATTGGTTATTCTGCCTGTCATTGGTGTCATGTGATGGAACACGAAAGCTTTGAAAATGAAGCTGTTGCAGCAGCCATGAACGAGTATTTTGTTTGTATAAAAGTAGATAGAGAAGAACGTCCAGATGTCGATGCAATCTATATGGAAGCTGTGCAAATGATGGGCGTTTCGGGAGGTTGGCCACTCAATGTTTTCTTGACTTCAGAGGCAAAACCATTTTGGGGAGGGACTTACTTCCCTGCCAATCAATGGAAAGATATTGTAAGACAAATAGGAACAGCCTACCAAAATCAGAGAGAAGAGGTAGAAGAATCTGCCAAAAAAGTAACTAAAGTATTGTCTATTTCGACACTAGAAAGGTATAATTTAAAAGATGTATCAGAATTTGATGCTACGATTTTGGAAAAAGCATTTGAGAGTTTTGAAAAACATTTTGATACAGAAATGGGAGGAGTTGGACAAGCTCCAAAGTTTCCAATGCCTTCGTATTATCTGTTTTTACTTCGCTATTATGATTATTTGAATAAGCAAGATGAAGAGAAAAGTAATATAACAAATCCTATAAAATCAAAAATTCTATCACAGGTTCATTTGACCTTAAATAAAATGGGACAGGGTGGAATGTACGACCAAATAGGAGGTGGATTTGCTCGTTATTCTGTTGATAAAGAATGGTTTGCGCCTCATTTTGAAAAAATGCTTTATGATAATGCACAACTTTTATCACTTTATGCAGAAGCTTATACAATTACAGAAAATAAAAATCAGAAAAATGTTTATAGCGAAATAATCGAACAAACAACAGAGTTTTTGATAAGAGAATTACAAAATGAGAGTAATAAAAATAATGGCTTTTATTCAGCTTTAGATGCTGATAGTGAAGGAAAAGAAGGAAAGTTTTACACTTGGACAATTGACGAAATAGAACATATTTTTACAAATCATATCTTCGAAAATTCTGAAAGTCAAGAGGAAGATTTACAACTTTTTAAAGACTACTATTCTATAAAACCAGTAGGAAATTGGGAAAGTCCACACGCAACAGAAGGAGCAAATATTTTGTACAGAAAGGATACAGATGAAGCGTTTGCAAAAGAAAAAGGGATTGAATTAAGTATTTTGAAAAGCAAAGTAAAGGAATGGCAAAATCATTTTTTAGAAATTAGAGAAAATAGAGTTCGCCCTAGCCTAGATGATAAAATCCTGACTTCTTGGAATGCTCTTTTGATAAAAGGTTTTTGTAATGTATATTCTGCTCTAGGACAACATAACGACAGTGAAAAATATTTAGATTTAGCTTTACAAACAGCTGAATTTATAGAAAATAATCTTTTTGATAAAGAAAGTAACCTAAAATTATATCATACTTTTAAAAATGAAACTGCCGAAATTGATGGTTTTTTAGAAGATTATGCACTTCTGATTGAAGCATATATTACGCTGTATCAAGTTTGTTTTGATGAGAAGTGGATTTTACGAGCTGATGAATTGACAAAATTTGTTTTTGCGAATTTCTACGATAAAGAAGAAAAGCTATTTTATTTTACAAATCAAAACGACGGAGAAAAATTAGTTGCTCAAAAGAAAGAAATTTTTGATAATGTAATTTCTTCTTCTAATTCTGTAATGGCGACAAATTTATATTTTTTAGGAGTAATTTTAGGAAATAATTCATACAAGCAAACAAGCAAGGAAATGCTAGGAAAAGTGGCATTACTCATTGCAGCCGAACCACGACACGTTTCTAATTGGGGTTCACTTTTTACCTATTTCCTCACTCCAACTCCAGAGGTGGTAATCGTAGGAGAAAACTATAAAGAAACAATAAAAGAAATTTCTAGTTTTTATATTCCAAATAAAATAATTGTTGCAGTCAAAAGTGAGGAGGAAGGAAAAAAATCTGCTTTGCCACTTCTAGAAATGCGATTAGTTATGAATAATCAAACGACGATTTATGTTTGTAAAAATAAAATGTGTCAATTACCTGTAAATAGTGTAGAAGAGGCTTTGAAGCAGATTTAA
- a CDS encoding S41 family peptidase — MKLKLPTLKKRFKYGIAGLLIVFITSSAFYNPSEKYFEIAKNLDVFATLFKEVNTWYVDDVTPAKLMKTGIDAMLASLDPYTNYISEDQIEDYRTMTTGEYSGIGATVGTRDGRILIMMPLEGFAADKAGIKIGDEIVAIDGISLKDKSYDETSQLLKGQAKTDVLLSIKRYGLEKPLDITVTREKIQTYNVPYSGMVTEDIGMIKLTDFTRDASKEVRDALLDLKAKGAKKIIFDVRGNPGGLLDEAVKISNIFVEKGKEIVSTKGKVKDWNKTYNGLAEATDTEIPLVVLTSGTSASAAEIVSGVMQDYDRGVLIGENTYGKGLVQATRSLSYNSKLKVTIAKYYIPSGRCIQAIDYANRNEDGSVGKVADSLRMPFKTAAGRVVYDGGGVKPDIAIEHDFYAPVTQTLVLKGLLSDYANKYYFENKTIAEAKEFNLTTAEYDAFIKWLSTQEYDYTTKVEKMVKHLEETAQKEESYEALKPQIDEFKKSIAHNKDKDLRTHKAEIIELLEQEIAKRYYLERGQMEATFDDDLDLKAAIEVLNDEARYKKILSAQ; from the coding sequence ATGAAACTAAAATTGCCAACATTAAAGAAACGATTCAAGTACGGTATTGCAGGACTTTTGATTGTCTTCATTACAAGCTCTGCTTTTTATAATCCAAGTGAAAAGTATTTTGAAATTGCTAAAAACCTAGATGTTTTTGCGACCCTTTTTAAAGAAGTAAATACGTGGTATGTAGATGATGTTACACCTGCAAAACTAATGAAAACAGGGATTGATGCGATGCTTGCTTCTCTTGATCCCTACACAAACTATATTTCGGAAGACCAAATTGAAGATTATCGAACGATGACTACTGGCGAGTATAGTGGAATTGGTGCAACAGTCGGAACTAGAGATGGAAGAATATTGATTATGATGCCATTAGAAGGTTTTGCTGCTGATAAAGCAGGTATCAAAATAGGCGATGAGATTGTTGCCATAGACGGAATTTCATTAAAAGATAAAAGCTATGACGAAACAAGTCAGCTTTTGAAAGGACAAGCAAAAACCGATGTGCTACTTTCTATTAAGCGTTATGGATTAGAAAAACCACTAGATATTACAGTTACTAGAGAAAAAATTCAGACGTATAATGTTCCTTATTCTGGAATGGTAACAGAGGATATTGGAATGATAAAACTTACTGATTTTACTCGTGATGCTAGTAAAGAAGTAAGAGATGCTTTATTAGATTTGAAGGCAAAAGGAGCTAAAAAAATTATTTTTGATGTCAGAGGAAATCCAGGAGGACTTTTGGATGAAGCTGTCAAAATTTCTAATATTTTTGTAGAAAAAGGAAAAGAAATTGTCAGTACGAAAGGAAAAGTAAAAGATTGGAACAAAACCTATAACGGACTTGCAGAAGCAACAGATACAGAAATTCCGTTGGTTGTCTTGACAAGTGGAACAAGTGCATCGGCTGCCGAAATCGTTTCTGGAGTAATGCAAGATTATGATAGAGGAGTTTTGATTGGAGAAAACACGTATGGAAAAGGGCTTGTACAGGCTACTCGTTCGCTTTCTTATAATTCGAAACTAAAAGTTACGATAGCAAAATATTATATTCCGAGTGGAAGATGTATTCAAGCGATTGATTATGCTAATAGAAACGAAGATGGAAGCGTTGGCAAAGTAGCTGATTCGCTTCGTATGCCTTTTAAAACAGCTGCTGGACGTGTAGTTTATGATGGTGGTGGTGTGAAGCCAGATATTGCCATCGAACACGACTTTTATGCACCAGTTACTCAAACTTTAGTCTTGAAAGGACTTTTATCTGATTATGCAAATAAATATTATTTTGAAAATAAAACGATTGCAGAGGCAAAAGAATTTAATCTGACTACTGCTGAATATGATGCGTTTATCAAATGGCTTTCTACACAAGAATATGACTATACAACTAAAGTAGAAAAAATGGTAAAACATTTGGAAGAGACAGCTCAAAAAGAAGAATCCTATGAAGCTTTAAAACCTCAAATTGATGAGTTTAAGAAAAGTATTGCTCATAATAAAGATAAAGATTTACGTACTCATAAAGCTGAAATTATAGAACTTTTAGAGCAAGAAATAGCAAAACGTTATTATTTAGAAAGAGGACAAATGGAAGCTACTTTTGATGATGATTTAGACTTGAAAGCAGCTATCGAAGTCTTGAATGATGAAGCTAGATATAAGAAGATATTGAGCGCACAATAA